In a single window of the Flavobacteriales bacterium genome:
- a CDS encoding DNA adenine methylase, whose translation MPKTPISYYGGKQNMLKEILPRIPEHKIYTESFFGGGAVFFAKKPVPSETINDTNNMVVNFYQVLKTDFKGLVTKIESTLFSRASYIVAHTIYRMPHLFDKLQQAWAFYIATNMGFSCKIGSWGYDKYGKRVKTFLNKKMNFSFDVALRLKRAQIESNDAINVIESRDTLDSFHYVDPPYIDSNQGHYGGYTESDYTNLLECLSKVKGKFLLSSYPSEILSEFIKKNGWHSISFGKPLSAQKSQDGKKRDRKVEVLTANYPLDI comes from the coding sequence ATGCCCAAGACTCCAATTTCCTATTACGGAGGAAAACAAAATATGCTCAAGGAAATCTTGCCAAGAATTCCTGAGCATAAAATCTATACCGAAAGTTTTTTCGGTGGTGGTGCTGTGTTCTTTGCTAAGAAACCCGTTCCATCTGAAACCATTAACGACACCAACAATATGGTGGTTAATTTTTATCAAGTTCTTAAAACGGATTTTAAGGGTTTGGTTACCAAAATTGAATCTACCCTTTTCTCTCGAGCTTCCTATATCGTGGCTCATACAATTTATAGAATGCCGCATTTGTTTGATAAACTACAACAGGCTTGGGCATTCTATATCGCCACCAATATGGGCTTCTCTTGTAAGATAGGATCTTGGGGCTACGATAAGTATGGAAAACGAGTGAAGACATTTCTCAATAAAAAGATGAATTTTTCTTTTGATGTTGCACTTCGTTTAAAACGTGCTCAGATTGAATCAAATGATGCTATCAATGTTATTGAGAGTAGAGATACTTTAGATTCTTTTCACTATGTCGATCCTCCATATATAGATTCTAATCAGGGACATTATGGGGGTTACACAGAGTCAGACTATACCAATCTTTTGGAATGTCTTTCAAAAGTCAAAGGAAAATTCCTTTTGTCTTCCTATCCAAGTGAGATTCTTTCTGAATTTATTAAAAAGAATGGTTGGCATTCCATTTCATTTGGAAAGCCTCTTTCTGCTCAGAAATCTCAAGACGGAAAAAAACGAGATAGAAAGGTTGAAGTTCTTACAGCCAACTATCCACTCGATATATAA
- a CDS encoding DNA repair protein, with amino-acid sequence MKKNTHLPRRIHLRFEPPEEETQAPILNQADSCFEYLKMIWDVDTLYLQEAFYIVFLKSNLQVIGYHQLCIGGLDYCNPDMRIAFGMALKTGATAMLLAHNHPSGIQKVSKEDKKLTQKFLYIGSLLGIRIIDHIILCSEQQYVSFEDLGYMHQDSCITQ; translated from the coding sequence ATGAAAAAAAATACCCACCTGCCCCGCAGGATTCATTTACGGTTTGAGCCACCTGAAGAAGAAACTCAAGCGCCAATACTCAACCAAGCTGATAGCTGTTTTGAATATCTCAAAATGATTTGGGATGTAGATACGCTCTATCTTCAAGAAGCCTTTTATATTGTTTTTCTTAAAAGCAATTTACAAGTCATTGGATACCATCAGTTATGTATTGGTGGTTTGGATTATTGTAATCCCGATATGCGTATCGCCTTTGGAATGGCTCTGAAGACAGGAGCTACAGCTATGCTGTTGGCTCATAATCATCCTTCTGGAATTCAAAAAGTTTCTAAAGAAGATAAGAAGCTGACTCAAAAATTCCTTTATATAGGATCATTGCTTGGAATTCGAATTATCGACCATATCATCCTCTGCAGTGAGCAACAGTATGTTTCATTTGAAGATCTTGGATATATGCACCAAGATTCTTGTATAACTCAATAA